Sequence from the Ziziphus jujuba cultivar Dongzao chromosome 9, ASM3175591v1 genome:
AAGCACATAAGCAAACAATAAGAAACTCATTGAGCACCTTATAAGCCCACTAGAACGCATACAGTGAAGAGAGCAGAATCCAACTGAAAAAATACTGACACCCATACTTATTTACTCAAATAGTTGTCTTAACTCCATCCGAACCACAAATTCACTGTCTACTTCAAGCTCAACTCATATAGTTGTCTCAACTCCATCCTAACCACAACTTCACTGTCTACTTTAAGCTCATAAGCAACATAGAGAATGGCATTCCTAACCATCTGAACATTTTAGTGTCAGGAGTAAATCCATGGCCTAAACCTAtaagtaaaaatgaaaatggagaGTAGCAAGCTTACCCATAAGGGAATCATAGCTGGGAAGTCAAAAGGGCAAATCCCGGCACAAACACCAAGTGGCTCTCTAATGCTGTATGTATCAATTCCATTAGTTACATTTGAAACAAACTCTCCCATTTGCAGAGTTGCCAGTCCACAAGCGTGTTCTACCACCTCTGTGGAGGAAAAATGAAGACTTGACTGACCAAAACTGCCACCAACTAAGCAGTTCAGATATGACAACTGGAAATAAGGAAACTAACCTAGCCCACGTAACACATCACCATATGCATCGCTCAATGTTTTGCCATGTTCCATAGTAATGCACATAGCAAGCTTATCCTAGGACAAATTTATGATTcccaattataaaaatataacttaAATAACGTATATGAAACAAAAcgattaaatacaaaattacaaTGTCTCTCCGAATAAGCTCTTGAAATTTGAACATAATGCGTTGACGAGTGGTAATTGGTGTGTTTCGCCACAGTGGAAATGAACGCTTTGCTGAAAATATGGCAGTTTTGAACTCCTCAATTGTTGTTAAAGGAACTTGAGATACAACTTCCTGTGTTGCCTATCATTTGACAGAAGTAAACACATGTAAAATCTATTATCTTAATACGACAAGAAAAAATTGGAGATACAATTTTAAACACTCTACAAATCTGTACTTACAGGGTTTAGAACATTAATAGAGGGAAATGACTGTGAATCAATAAATCTACCTCCAATGAGATTTGGAACCCGCTGTTACATATAATAGAGCGAGTTTAAGTCCAGTCAATTTAGAAGACaaggaggaagagagagaggagaatgAGAAGAaagacaaatattaaaaaaaaaaagagaacataaaaagaaaatttctatataatatatatacgcatgtatttttatgtaaattgtcCAAATAGCTAAAATAAGACTAGCTGATGACTGCATGAAATGATATCTACGCTTACCGGAGGGTTTCTTTGCTTCCAGGATGGCTCAATAACTGCAGTATCGTTGTTCCTAACGGCAGATTTCTGAGGCCTCAAAGACTTAAAGTTCCTCACTGCATAGTGAATATGCCATAATCCACCATCAGGAAATTGAAACAACTTTTCCTCATCCATTTCAGGATAGGAACTGAATGTTTATATTCCTATATATTTCTGGGTTTCCCAATGAAACATTGGACATAAAAGAGTTTTTGCACTCAAATCAATGAATTTACCACAGTAAAGCAGGAAAGTGGCATTGCTCTCTCAAATACGTACGAGTGTACTCGCTTAAACCCTAATTAGACTCTAACTATGCTGGTAAAGTATGAAAATGGTAAAACCAAAACTTCAAGTTCAAGCTTCCATTTTGATAGTATATCATGGCTACAAtaagattaaataaaaatgagCCTCACAAAATGTAAATGTTATTTAAGATGTAACAAGAGGTTTGAAGAGCCTCACGCAAATTGGTCTATTATGGGAGAGGAGAGCAAGAAATACTTAAAATTTATGAAAGAATATTTGTCTCCTCCATGGaatgaaaattcaaattaatggtGTACCAGTCATATTTCCTTGTCGAAGTTTAGCTTTGACATTGTAAACATGCTTTGGAGTCGATAAAAGCTCGGGATTGCTTTGTCTTAGTCTCTTTAATATTTGGCGAGGTCTTAAGCCAGCTTCTGTCATCTCTTTAATTAGCAAAACTTCTCTCTCTGTCAAGCGACGAGCAGAAGGATGTTCTGAAATGTCCTTCAAGGGTTCATGGTTGTGTGTTCCATTTTTAATGGTAAGTACCCACAAGCCATCATCCTTCTTACCCACAGCCTCAAAAGGACAATTTGTTAACCGAGAACCTGTTTTTCTTTTGCGGGCCTGTTCAGCCAAGGACTCATTAACAGCTTTCCGTCTGTTACGATAAACACCTCCCCTGTCACAGCCAAGGACCACCACTCTGTCCCTCTTGGACTGTTTAATAGTTACTACATATCCCTGGGCTACAGCAAAGTCACCAACATGTTGGATAAGCTCTTCACGGTCTACAAAGGTTCCAGGTGGAGGTGGAAGCATCAGTGGAGACTCATTCAACTCCATGCAACTCTGAAGTTCCATCTTGAAAGTTAAGGTGAGAAAGCCTGCATACCAAGGCTATATATAACCTTATATTAGCCAGTGTATTCACATTGGATTGCAAAAAGAAAATCCTACTTTGGTTCAAAAACAGTATGCTTAGGATATGatatatttattccatatattggacatctcaaagttctaaaagATCCTCCTACTCCTTTCCCTCTAGAAAATAGCAGCAAAAAATGTCTCTAGCCACAGGGCAACAGGGGAGAAGGTGCTCATATGCCAAATAACTGTCACAAGGGAAAAACCTCCAAAGTTCCCTGCTAGTTGTAGAAATTTATTACTTCAAAAATGCCACCATTACATCCCAATTACCTATTTAACAATACCCATACCATGTTAAACTTATAAGCACACAGGCTCctctatatatattcaaaaaataaaaaaattcttgaaAATCAGGATTAAATATATTGAAAGAATAAGCAAGACATAATGTCTCACCAtttgccaaaaataaaatcaattacattcttaaaaaaaaataaataataataataataaattgaagctttttaattagtaatttgaaGCCTGGTTCCTTTTATCCTCCGTGTCTTTTGCATGTCCTGATCAATAATGCTATAAAAGAATTCGTCAAAACTACCAACAGATATTCTCGAAAAATTTAGCTCTGCTAACACTATTTAATTTAGAGCttaaaaaattca
This genomic interval carries:
- the LOC125424115 gene encoding methylmalonate-semialdehyde dehydrogenase [acylating], mitochondrial, yielding MELQSCMELNESPLMLPPPPGTFVDREELIQHVGDFAVAQGYVVTIKQSKRDRVVVLGCDRGGVYRNRRKAVNESLAEQARKRKTGSRLTNCPFEAVGKKDDGLWVLTIKNGTHNHEPLKDISEHPSARRLTEREVLLIKEMTEAGLRPRQILKRLRQSNPELLSTPKHVYNVKAKLRQGNMTVRNFKSLRPQKSAVRNNDTAVIEPSWKQRNPPRVPNLIGGRFIDSQSFPSINVLNPATQEVVSQVPLTTIEEFKTAIFSAKRSFPLWRNTPITTRQRIMFKFQELIRRDIDKLAMCITMEHGKTLSDAYGDVLRGLEVVEHACGLATLQMGEFVSNVTNGIDTYSIREPLGVCAGICPFDFPAMIPLWMFPIAVTCGNTFILKPSEKDPGASVMLAELAIEAGLPDGVLNIVHGTNDIVNAICDDDDIKAISFVGPNTAGAYIYARASAKGKRIQSNVGAKNHAVIMPDASMDATLNTLVAAGFGAAGQKCMALSTVVFVGGLNPWEHKLVERAKALNVNAGTEADVDLGPVISKQAREQICRLIQSSIDSGAKMVLDGRNLVVPGFEDGNFIGPTILSGVTTNMESYKEEIFGPVLLCMQAANLEEAIAIVNRNKYGNGASIFTTSGVAARKFQAEIEVGQVGINVPIPVPLPFSSFTSSRPSFAGDLNFDGKAGIQFYTQIKTVTQQWKDLLDSDGASLEMPNL